Proteins from a genomic interval of Schaalia odontolytica:
- a CDS encoding HIT family protein, whose product MTSDAGLDEIGADGMALPTEDARALAGVPDGFGRFWTPYRMAYIHGEGKPTDASDRECPFCLAPGKEDAEGLVVYRGSSCFVLMNLFPYNSGHMLVCPYRHVSDYTELTEAERMELGDLTATAMRVCRQVAAPAGFNLGMNQGEVAGAGIAAHLHQHVVPRWAGDANFLPIIARTKAVPELLEDARVRLASAWPKGD is encoded by the coding sequence ATGACTAGCGATGCAGGCCTGGACGAGATTGGTGCGGACGGCATGGCCCTTCCGACCGAGGACGCCCGCGCGCTTGCGGGTGTCCCGGACGGCTTTGGTCGCTTCTGGACACCGTATCGGATGGCATACATCCACGGCGAAGGCAAGCCGACCGACGCCTCGGATCGGGAGTGCCCATTCTGCCTGGCCCCCGGCAAGGAAGACGCCGAGGGACTGGTCGTCTACCGGGGTAGCTCCTGCTTCGTTCTCATGAATCTCTTCCCGTACAACTCCGGCCACATGCTCGTGTGTCCCTACCGCCACGTCTCCGACTACACGGAGCTCACGGAAGCGGAGCGCATGGAGCTGGGCGACCTCACGGCCACCGCCATGCGCGTGTGTCGACAGGTCGCTGCTCCGGCGGGATTCAACCTGGGAATGAACCAGGGCGAGGTCGCCGGCGCCGGCATCGCCGCGCATCTTCACCAGCACGTCGTTCCTCGGTGGGCGGGAGACGCGAACTTCCTGCCGATCATCGCGCGGACGAAGGCGGTGCCGGAGCTCCTTGAGGACGCGCGCGTGCGGCTCGCGTCCGCGTGGCCCAAGGGGGATTGA
- a CDS encoding phosphatidylinositol mannoside acyltransferase, with translation MTLSPLQLAFALAPRLPLGLVMWLARAGAGIAARCGGSAVTRMRSNIARLTGTQPSDALVRAAVVSHIRNYGEQLMLGSPRGACLLEGVTFEGFEELTAATHDGPVVLALGHSGSWDRAGAWVCSQGYDVVTVAEKVEPAALFERFVALREGLGMEIIGVARGESVFSALVERVRSRHVIVPLLADRDISGAGIEVTLGGGRALVAAGPAALATRLDRPLFVACITYENETATGADVRVRCVGPVRPPQDTPGDGNRVEALTQAWVDDFAGMMRDKPQDWHMMQRVFVEDLDPERLARARAEHERKNR, from the coding sequence GTGACCCTCTCTCCCCTGCAGCTCGCATTCGCGTTGGCCCCGCGCCTTCCCCTGGGCCTCGTCATGTGGCTCGCGCGCGCCGGGGCGGGCATCGCCGCGCGTTGCGGTGGCTCTGCCGTCACCCGCATGCGCTCGAACATCGCGCGGCTGACGGGGACGCAACCCTCGGACGCCCTCGTGCGCGCCGCCGTTGTCTCCCACATCCGCAACTACGGCGAGCAGCTCATGCTCGGCTCGCCGCGCGGCGCTTGCCTCCTGGAGGGCGTGACCTTCGAGGGTTTCGAGGAGCTCACTGCGGCCACGCACGACGGCCCCGTGGTCCTGGCCCTGGGGCACTCCGGCAGCTGGGACCGAGCCGGGGCATGGGTGTGTTCCCAGGGCTACGACGTGGTGACGGTGGCGGAGAAGGTCGAGCCTGCGGCTCTCTTCGAACGCTTCGTGGCTCTCCGTGAGGGGCTGGGCATGGAGATCATCGGCGTCGCGAGGGGAGAGTCCGTGTTCTCCGCCCTCGTGGAGCGGGTGCGCTCACGCCACGTCATCGTTCCGCTTCTCGCCGACCGCGACATCTCGGGGGCGGGCATCGAGGTGACGCTCGGTGGTGGCCGTGCGCTGGTCGCGGCCGGGCCGGCGGCGCTGGCAACGAGGCTCGACCGGCCGCTTTTCGTCGCATGCATCACCTACGAGAATGAGACGGCCACCGGAGCCGACGTGCGCGTTCGATGCGTGGGTCCGGTCAGACCTCCTCAAGACACCCCGGGCGACGGTAACCGTGTGGAGGCTCTCACTCAGGCATGGGTCGATGATTTTGCTGGCATGATGAGGGACAAGCCGCAGGACTGGCACATGATGCAGAGGGTCTTCGTGGAGGACCTGGACCCCGAGCGCCTCGCCCGTGCGCGGGCGGAGCATGAGAGGAAGAATCGATGA
- a CDS encoding carboxylate--amine ligase: MSIDYLTRPRPLTPRDDILPVIIGGDFGVYGIGRCFNEAFGCRCVCVGSQPTESITRSNFFDVRHVSAHASDAQLLDVLMSVAGEHPDKKLVLMANHDIFSAFVARNARALSRHYALPFPDSQVMERLTDKAEFARACERAGIGTPRTITVSFSNVEDEAWAAPEPPFPFPVVAKAANGEPYDVLEFEGKRKIWFIDTPEELAELWDTLRDAGFRDTFLVQELIPGDNTAMRSITAYVDSRGEVTLIGSARVLLEDHAPTMIGNPVAMITEEFPSLWESACTLLTDNGYRGFANFDVKIDPRDGRALFLEVNPRIGRNNWYMAAAGANPMIPMVADLIDGLACEQQQARDEILYTLVPDSLLLHYVTDPDLRERVTRIIGQGRRFDLLLNPAEKNLRRNLTVWLQKQNHRRKFARYYPEPTQTSY; encoded by the coding sequence ATGAGCATTGATTACCTGACCCGCCCCAGGCCTCTGACCCCCCGTGATGACATCCTTCCCGTCATCATCGGTGGCGACTTCGGGGTGTATGGAATCGGTCGGTGCTTCAACGAGGCATTCGGCTGCCGCTGTGTCTGCGTCGGTTCGCAGCCGACCGAGTCGATTACCCGGTCAAACTTCTTCGATGTTCGCCATGTCAGTGCTCATGCCAGCGATGCGCAGCTGCTGGACGTGTTGATGAGCGTTGCGGGTGAGCATCCCGACAAGAAGCTCGTTCTCATGGCGAACCACGACATCTTCTCGGCCTTCGTGGCCCGCAACGCTCGGGCACTCTCGCGCCACTACGCGCTCCCTTTCCCCGATTCTCAGGTGATGGAACGGTTGACGGACAAAGCGGAATTCGCGCGCGCCTGCGAGCGCGCGGGCATCGGCACGCCTCGCACGATAACCGTGTCTTTCTCCAATGTCGAGGACGAGGCTTGGGCCGCCCCCGAGCCCCCTTTTCCCTTCCCCGTCGTGGCTAAGGCGGCGAATGGTGAACCCTACGACGTGCTGGAGTTCGAGGGCAAGCGCAAGATCTGGTTCATCGATACCCCCGAGGAACTCGCGGAGTTGTGGGACACCCTCAGGGATGCTGGCTTCCGCGACACGTTCCTCGTTCAAGAGCTCATTCCGGGGGACAACACCGCGATGCGTTCCATCACGGCGTACGTGGATTCGCGCGGGGAGGTGACCCTCATCGGATCGGCTCGCGTCCTCCTGGAAGACCATGCACCGACCATGATCGGCAATCCCGTCGCCATGATCACCGAGGAGTTTCCGTCCCTATGGGAAAGCGCCTGCACGCTGCTCACGGACAACGGCTACCGAGGGTTCGCAAACTTCGACGTGAAGATTGATCCGCGCGACGGGCGCGCTCTCTTCCTCGAAGTCAACCCGCGTATCGGACGTAACAACTGGTACATGGCTGCCGCGGGAGCGAATCCGATGATTCCGATGGTCGCTGACCTGATCGACGGCCTGGCGTGTGAGCAGCAGCAGGCGCGCGATGAGATCCTCTACACCCTCGTCCCGGACTCTCTACTCCTGCACTACGTGACCGACCCCGACCTGCGCGAGCGCGTCACACGCATTATTGGGCAGGGGCGCCGCTTCGACCTCCTCCTGAATCCAGCCGAGAAGAACCTGCGGCGAAATCTCACGGTCTGGCTCCAAAAACAGAACCACCGCCGCAAGTTTGCGCGCTACTACCCCGAGCCGACTCAGACCTCGTACTGA
- a CDS encoding lipid II:glycine glycyltransferase FemX, which produces MTITALVPISQDDKIAAVSGFQDRSLPIEQACVWEAFEESQGHGVWGRYAWCEDDTKVAFITLYKYSLRGVHYLWAKWGPAWIKEATPEREAALRADLLREIRAKDRSVAFVRLHAIYQHPDLCMPLQTISYDRTVVIDTSGKTEEAILATMPKAGKRSIRSGLKKGKAEGITFHEDTANAASVIDEYYAVMEETAQRDGFRPHPKAVYMDLLRTLGPKHARIFSMRDTDDAILCWDFCLVEGIRAQAEYGASTEAGRRLRQPPVLDFLAAEYLARDGVREFDLMGAHSPRCPDLFSVGKYKIAFASHFTDVPGGWDMPIKKNTYRALRAAKAIKDWRARS; this is translated from the coding sequence ATGACGATCACCGCACTCGTACCCATCTCCCAGGACGACAAGATCGCTGCGGTCTCTGGCTTCCAGGACCGCTCCTTGCCGATCGAGCAGGCCTGCGTGTGGGAGGCCTTCGAGGAATCCCAGGGACACGGGGTGTGGGGCCGATACGCGTGGTGCGAGGACGACACAAAGGTCGCGTTCATCACGCTGTACAAATATTCGCTGCGCGGCGTTCACTACCTGTGGGCCAAGTGGGGTCCCGCGTGGATCAAGGAAGCCACCCCCGAGCGTGAGGCGGCGCTGCGAGCCGACCTCCTGCGCGAGATCCGCGCCAAGGATCGTTCCGTCGCATTCGTGCGCTTGCATGCCATCTACCAGCATCCCGACCTGTGCATGCCGCTGCAGACCATTTCCTACGACCGCACCGTCGTCATCGATACTTCCGGCAAGACCGAGGAAGCGATCCTGGCAACCATGCCGAAGGCCGGCAAGCGTTCGATCCGAAGCGGACTGAAGAAGGGCAAGGCCGAGGGCATCACCTTCCATGAGGACACCGCCAACGCCGCATCCGTCATCGACGAGTACTACGCGGTCATGGAGGAGACCGCACAGCGCGATGGCTTCCGTCCGCATCCGAAGGCTGTCTACATGGACCTCCTTCGCACGCTCGGCCCCAAGCACGCCCGTATCTTCTCGATGCGCGACACGGATGACGCGATCCTGTGCTGGGACTTCTGCCTGGTCGAGGGCATCCGCGCCCAGGCGGAATACGGAGCCTCCACCGAAGCCGGTCGGCGGCTGCGCCAGCCCCCGGTCCTGGACTTCCTGGCCGCCGAGTACCTCGCTCGTGACGGGGTTCGAGAATTCGACCTGATGGGGGCACACTCGCCACGCTGTCCCGATCTCTTTAGCGTCGGCAAGTACAAGATCGCGTTCGCCTCCCACTTCACAGACGTTCCCGGAGGCTGGGACATGCCCATCAAGAAGAACACCTACCGCGCGCTGCGCGCGGCCAAAGCCATAAAGGATTGGCGCGCCCGCTCCTGA
- the pgsA gene encoding phosphatidylinositol phosphate synthase has product MLGNHGRSITKALFTPLARVLARLGVTPNMVTVAGTVASIAIALVCIPRGWFWQGGIALAIVMFGDSVDGTLARMTTGGTRFGAFLDSTLDRLADGAVFGSLTAYAVFQMGDSPVRTWTVIAGICSIVGAATVPYARARAESVGVVAKLGIAERTDRLIIGNGSAMVMSLGAPQWVFAAGLTWVAAASFVTVCQRIWYTARTIDEAAQ; this is encoded by the coding sequence ATGCTGGGAAATCACGGCCGCTCGATCACGAAGGCTCTCTTCACCCCCCTCGCCAGGGTCCTCGCCCGCCTCGGCGTCACCCCGAACATGGTGACCGTCGCCGGGACGGTTGCTTCGATCGCGATCGCGCTCGTGTGTATTCCACGCGGGTGGTTCTGGCAGGGAGGAATCGCCCTGGCGATCGTGATGTTCGGGGACTCCGTGGACGGAACGCTTGCGCGCATGACGACCGGAGGCACCCGATTCGGTGCATTCCTCGACTCCACGCTCGACCGGCTGGCCGACGGCGCGGTCTTCGGCTCGCTGACCGCCTACGCGGTGTTCCAGATGGGAGACTCGCCCGTGCGCACGTGGACGGTCATAGCGGGCATCTGTTCCATCGTTGGCGCCGCGACCGTCCCCTATGCGCGCGCCCGTGCGGAGTCGGTGGGCGTCGTGGCCAAGCTTGGCATCGCGGAGCGAACGGATCGGCTGATCATTGGAAATGGCTCCGCCATGGTGATGAGCCTGGGCGCCCCACAGTGGGTGTTCGCCGCCGGTCTCACCTGGGTCGCCGCGGCCTCGTTCGTGACGGTGTGCCAGCGGATCTGGTACACGGCACGCACGATTGACGAGGCCGCTCAGTGA
- a CDS encoding adventurous gliding motility protein AgmX, with product MSNPYLPNQQPPYGSGNGGGAPVPGNLPYGSAYGQQPTQELPTAGSQPYGSAYGQQPTQELPTAGSQPYGSAYAQQPTQELPTAGGYGYGQAGMGQGQASYYGVPGTYPQGQAYPVGPYGMGAGQPPNKGAKTGLIIGIIAAVLAVILVIVIAVALTRSNSNTSSPSPTTSSSPSSDPSSSDPGAHPSAGPSTGPTNAPSAGPGKTPSPQPSGPQGFSSDLSAAEQNGIRNECKAALEQSVSSGTLHWESMQRDGTDEDGNPTYTGKGQLEGTLLTGRTGTFTVTCSVVYYADTGAYEAWANLDSQ from the coding sequence GTGTCCAATCCATACCTTCCCAACCAACAGCCGCCCTACGGTTCCGGTAACGGCGGCGGGGCACCCGTCCCAGGAAACCTACCCTATGGCTCCGCATACGGTCAGCAGCCCACCCAGGAGTTGCCCACCGCGGGCAGCCAACCGTACGGCTCCGCATACGGTCAGCAGCCCACCCAGGAGTTGCCCACCGCGGGCAGCCAACCGTACGGCTCCGCATACGCTCAGCAGCCCACCCAGGAGTTGCCCACCGCGGGCGGATACGGGTACGGACAGGCAGGCATGGGGCAGGGACAGGCGAGCTACTACGGTGTGCCCGGCACCTATCCCCAGGGGCAGGCGTATCCCGTGGGCCCCTACGGCATGGGCGCGGGGCAACCGCCAAACAAGGGGGCTAAAACGGGACTGATCATCGGCATCATCGCCGCCGTCCTAGCAGTCATCCTCGTGATCGTCATTGCTGTCGCTCTGACTAGAAGCAACTCGAACACCTCCTCCCCCTCGCCCACGACCTCCAGCAGTCCGTCCTCCGATCCTTCGAGCAGCGACCCGGGCGCACATCCGAGCGCCGGCCCCTCCACAGGCCCCACAAACGCCCCCTCCGCGGGACCCGGCAAGACACCTTCTCCGCAGCCCAGCGGTCCGCAGGGCTTTTCAAGTGACCTGAGCGCCGCCGAACAGAACGGAATCAGGAACGAGTGCAAGGCCGCCCTCGAGCAGTCGGTCAGCAGCGGGACGCTCCATTGGGAGAGCATGCAACGCGACGGCACGGATGAGGACGGCAACCCGACGTACACCGGCAAAGGCCAACTCGAAGGAACCCTCCTGACGGGACGTACGGGAACCTTCACCGTGACCTGTAGCGTTGTCTACTACGCCGATACGGGTGCGTACGAGGCCTGGGCGAATCTCGACTCGCAGTAG
- a CDS encoding PrsW family intramembrane metalloprotease codes for MDASHWGGPGEDYRLSKISSASINASNGITAPAPDDAAPVWQPPKAPRSFPVLEVVVTVLGVLGMIGLIVLMLNPASSGLLSLAKTTLLSVLSLLIVGGFLLFIDRWEPEPWKTKGALLLWGAGVATLSSGIINTVLESNVALTIGDASRAGAVGATFIAPLVEETFKGLGVLIVVIARRNRISSVLDGIVYAGFSAAGFMFAEDVLYYLRGDNQGTAQLVMLVLIRGFASPFVHAMATSMTGIGLALALLKFKNGWAKAGIVFVFWCCAVLIHFAWNGASVFLGRLFILFYFVVEVPAFIVWAALLLRAASKERDKIRRGLIPYVRTGWVLPGEVTMVTDRRSRRAAITWSAKGGPQSKRAMRSFLRCLPCLGLDQHLMAKHGPDAARIEHDRRILTEAVASRREFLRLTSIAEQQQDVTKAVSSLAQTA; via the coding sequence ATGGATGCGAGCCACTGGGGCGGGCCGGGAGAAGACTACCGGCTGAGCAAGATCAGCAGCGCCAGTATCAACGCGTCGAATGGTATCACCGCGCCCGCCCCCGACGATGCCGCGCCGGTGTGGCAGCCCCCGAAGGCGCCGCGGTCCTTCCCGGTTCTCGAGGTCGTCGTGACCGTCCTCGGAGTCCTCGGGATGATCGGGCTCATCGTCCTCATGCTCAACCCAGCCTCGTCCGGGCTCCTCTCGCTCGCCAAGACGACGCTGCTGTCCGTCCTCTCGCTCCTGATTGTCGGCGGATTCCTCCTCTTCATCGACCGTTGGGAACCCGAACCCTGGAAGACCAAGGGGGCTTTGCTCCTGTGGGGAGCGGGGGTTGCGACGCTCTCCTCGGGCATTATCAATACGGTGCTGGAATCCAACGTTGCCCTCACGATCGGCGATGCTTCCCGAGCAGGCGCGGTGGGAGCGACCTTCATCGCGCCCCTCGTGGAAGAGACGTTTAAGGGGCTGGGGGTCCTGATCGTCGTCATCGCGAGGAGGAACCGCATTAGTTCGGTTCTCGATGGCATCGTGTATGCGGGTTTTTCGGCCGCCGGCTTCATGTTCGCCGAAGACGTCCTCTACTACTTGCGCGGCGACAATCAGGGCACAGCGCAGCTCGTCATGCTCGTCCTCATACGTGGCTTTGCCAGCCCCTTCGTCCACGCGATGGCCACGTCCATGACGGGAATCGGACTCGCGCTCGCGCTCCTAAAGTTCAAGAACGGATGGGCCAAGGCGGGCATCGTCTTCGTCTTTTGGTGCTGCGCGGTGCTGATCCACTTCGCATGGAACGGCGCGTCTGTATTTCTCGGCAGACTCTTTATCCTGTTCTACTTCGTCGTCGAGGTGCCCGCCTTTATCGTGTGGGCGGCCCTGCTCCTGCGAGCCGCCAGCAAGGAGCGCGACAAGATCCGCCGAGGCCTGATTCCCTACGTGCGCACCGGCTGGGTCCTGCCCGGTGAGGTCACGATGGTGACCGATAGACGCTCGCGTAGGGCCGCGATCACGTGGTCCGCGAAGGGGGGACCGCAGTCCAAGCGTGCCATGCGCTCCTTCCTGAGGTGCCTTCCTTGCCTGGGGCTTGACCAACACCTCATGGCCAAACACGGGCCCGATGCCGCCCGCATCGAACACGACCGCCGCATCCTCACTGAGGCCGTTGCGAGTCGCCGCGAGTTTCTGCGCCTGACATCCATCGCGGAACAACAGCAGGATGTGACGAAGGCTGTGTCTTCCCTGGCGCAGACCGCCTGA
- the thrS gene encoding threonine--tRNA ligase encodes MPDISLVIDGQPETVPAGTTGTAWFEKNRSVVAIKVNGVARDLASALEEGTTVEAITLESEDGLNILRHSATHVLAQAVQDVFPDVNLGIGPFITDGFYYDFGNIDAVTPELLRELEKRMKRIIKEGQRFVRREIGEDDARVELADQPYKLELVTTKGKGAEGASVEVGAGSLTMYDNVRRDGTVAWKDLCRGPHLPSTKLIGNGFALTKSSAAYWKGDQNGDQLQRIYGTAWASKEDLVAYQERIKEAERRDHRRLGVELDLFSFPEEIGPGLVVFHPKGGILRHEIESYVTDRHKRAGFDFVHTPEISKGGLFHTSGHLPYYADTMFPPMLVDEERDADGNVTKAGQEYYLKAMNCPMHNLIFRSRGRSYRELPLRFYELGHDYRYEKSGVVHGLTRMRGFTQDDSHTYCTPEQASQEIRTQIEFFLSILSAFGLKDFYLELSTRDEDGKKKDKFIGSDEDWAAATKALQDACAATGLDLVPDPGGAAFYGPKVSVQVKDAIGRTWQMSTIQYDFNQPERFDLEYTAADGTRQRPVMIHSAKLGSVERFIGVLTEHYAGAFPAWLSPVQVRLIPVAEAFDGYVADVAAKLRERGVRVETDLSDDRFGKKIRNASKDKIPFTLIAGGEDVEAGAVSFRLRDGSQHNGVPVERAVDLIVAHVEERNNGDHIAGLDQA; translated from the coding sequence GTGCCCGATATCTCGCTCGTCATTGACGGACAACCCGAAACAGTACCGGCGGGAACCACGGGCACCGCGTGGTTCGAGAAGAACCGCTCCGTCGTCGCCATCAAGGTCAACGGAGTTGCCCGCGACCTGGCCAGCGCGCTCGAAGAGGGCACGACCGTCGAAGCGATCACCCTCGAGAGCGAGGACGGCCTGAACATCCTGCGTCACAGCGCCACGCACGTCCTCGCCCAGGCCGTCCAGGATGTCTTCCCCGACGTGAACCTGGGCATCGGCCCCTTCATTACCGACGGCTTCTACTACGACTTCGGAAACATCGACGCCGTCACGCCCGAGCTGCTGCGCGAACTGGAGAAGCGCATGAAGCGCATCATCAAGGAGGGCCAGCGCTTCGTGCGCCGCGAGATCGGCGAGGACGACGCCCGCGTGGAGCTTGCCGACCAGCCCTACAAGCTCGAACTGGTCACCACGAAGGGCAAGGGCGCCGAAGGAGCCTCCGTCGAGGTCGGCGCCGGAAGCCTCACCATGTACGACAACGTGCGCCGCGACGGCACCGTGGCCTGGAAGGACCTGTGCCGCGGCCCCCACCTGCCCTCCACAAAGCTCATCGGAAACGGCTTCGCCCTCACCAAGTCGTCGGCAGCCTACTGGAAGGGCGACCAGAACGGCGACCAGCTGCAGCGCATCTACGGCACCGCGTGGGCATCGAAGGAAGACCTGGTCGCCTACCAGGAGCGCATCAAGGAAGCAGAACGCCGCGACCACCGCCGCCTCGGCGTCGAACTGGACCTGTTCAGCTTCCCCGAGGAGATCGGTCCCGGCCTCGTGGTCTTCCACCCCAAGGGCGGGATCCTTCGCCACGAGATCGAGTCCTACGTCACCGATCGACACAAGCGGGCGGGATTCGACTTCGTCCACACGCCGGAGATCTCCAAGGGAGGGCTCTTCCACACCTCGGGGCACCTGCCCTACTACGCGGACACCATGTTCCCGCCCATGCTCGTCGACGAGGAACGAGACGCGGACGGCAACGTGACGAAGGCCGGGCAGGAGTACTACCTCAAGGCCATGAACTGCCCGATGCACAACCTCATCTTCCGCTCGCGCGGACGCTCCTACCGTGAGCTCCCGCTGCGCTTCTACGAGCTGGGCCACGACTATCGCTACGAGAAGAGCGGCGTGGTTCATGGTCTGACGCGCATGCGTGGCTTCACGCAGGACGATTCGCACACCTACTGCACCCCGGAGCAGGCGTCGCAGGAGATTCGCACCCAGATCGAGTTCTTCCTCTCGATCCTCTCGGCGTTCGGCCTCAAGGACTTCTACCTGGAGCTGTCGACGCGCGACGAGGACGGCAAGAAGAAAGACAAGTTCATTGGATCGGACGAGGACTGGGCGGCCGCGACCAAGGCCCTTCAGGATGCCTGTGCTGCCACCGGTCTCGACCTCGTTCCCGACCCGGGCGGCGCGGCCTTCTACGGGCCCAAGGTGTCGGTTCAGGTCAAGGATGCGATTGGACGCACCTGGCAGATGTCCACCATCCAGTACGACTTCAACCAACCCGAGCGCTTCGACCTGGAGTACACCGCCGCCGACGGGACGCGTCAGCGTCCCGTCATGATCCACTCCGCCAAGCTCGGGTCCGTTGAGCGCTTCATCGGAGTGCTCACCGAGCACTACGCGGGAGCATTCCCGGCCTGGCTTTCCCCCGTCCAGGTACGACTCATCCCGGTCGCCGAGGCGTTCGACGGCTACGTGGCCGACGTCGCGGCAAAGCTGCGTGAGCGCGGAGTGCGAGTCGAAACCGACCTGTCCGACGACCGCTTCGGCAAGAAGATTCGCAACGCCTCGAAGGACAAGATCCCCTTCACCCTCATCGCCGGTGGCGAGGACGTTGAGGCCGGGGCAGTGTCCTTCCGCCTGCGCGACGGCTCCCAACATAACGGAGTCCCCGTGGAACGTGCCGTGGACTTGATCGTTGCTCACGTTGAAGAACGAAACAACGGCGATCACATCGCCGGACTCGACCAGGCGTGA
- a CDS encoding glycosyltransferase family 4 protein, translating to MKIGIVNPYSWDVPGGVGFHIRDLALKFRSRGHDVRVLTPSSSRDLPDWISSAGQSVSVPFNGSVANISVSPAALRRTRRWLADNAFDVVHVHEPVVPSVSMAAAMLSSAPLVGTFHAALGRSVSRAIASAPMRLYMERIGVRIAVSEEARRTLIEHHGGDAVIIPNGVETASFRRASTDSRWMATDSRPVIVFLGRLDEPRKGLSVFAGAIEGVLDKMPGARFLIAGRGDAPEIRRQVARFGDSVSFLGGISDEEKASLLAGASLYVAPQTGGESFGIVLVEAMAARTAVVASDIPAFRAVLEDGRAGVLFETGSSAALVDQLLGLLADKARLEGLSEAGQRASLQYDWEVVADKVFEVYRLAIDMGSPAASGTRRTRDLIRGRQEHQEREQ from the coding sequence ATGAAGATCGGCATCGTGAACCCCTACTCGTGGGACGTGCCGGGGGGAGTGGGCTTCCATATCAGGGACCTCGCGCTCAAGTTTCGTTCGCGCGGACACGATGTCCGGGTCCTCACGCCCTCGTCGTCCCGTGACCTGCCCGACTGGATCTCATCGGCCGGGCAGTCAGTGTCGGTGCCCTTTAACGGTTCTGTGGCGAACATATCGGTATCACCCGCGGCACTGCGGCGCACGCGCCGCTGGCTCGCAGACAACGCCTTCGACGTCGTCCACGTCCACGAACCGGTCGTTCCCTCGGTGTCGATGGCAGCCGCCATGCTCTCGAGCGCGCCGCTCGTGGGGACCTTTCACGCCGCGCTCGGACGTTCCGTGTCGCGAGCGATCGCCTCGGCGCCGATGCGCCTGTACATGGAACGTATCGGCGTGCGCATTGCCGTGTCGGAGGAGGCCCGCCGCACCCTCATTGAGCACCACGGAGGAGACGCCGTCATCATCCCCAACGGGGTTGAGACAGCCTCCTTCCGCCGGGCGAGCACGGATTCGCGGTGGATGGCCACCGACTCGCGGCCCGTCATCGTTTTCCTCGGTCGCCTCGATGAACCCCGCAAGGGGCTGAGCGTCTTTGCAGGAGCGATCGAAGGCGTCTTGGACAAGATGCCGGGCGCTCGCTTCCTGATCGCGGGAAGGGGCGACGCCCCCGAGATCCGTCGGCAGGTCGCCCGTTTCGGTGATTCCGTCTCCTTCCTGGGGGGAATCAGCGACGAGGAGAAGGCATCCCTTCTCGCCGGAGCGAGCCTCTACGTCGCCCCGCAGACGGGCGGAGAGTCCTTCGGCATTGTCCTCGTCGAAGCCATGGCCGCGAGGACCGCGGTCGTCGCCTCCGACATTCCCGCTTTTCGGGCCGTCCTCGAGGACGGGCGCGCGGGTGTCCTCTTCGAGACCGGCAGCTCGGCTGCCCTGGTCGACCAGCTGCTCGGTCTTCTGGCGGACAAGGCGCGGCTGGAAGGCCTGTCTGAGGCGGGGCAGCGCGCATCCCTCCAATACGACTGGGAGGTCGTTGCCGACAAGGTGTTCGAGGTGTACAGGCTCGCGATCGACATGGGAAGCCCCGCAGCCTCGGGGACTCGACGAACGCGGGACCTCATCCGAGGCCGCCAGGAGCACCAGGAACGAGAGCAATGA